The following are from one region of the Homalodisca vitripennis isolate AUS2020 unplaced genomic scaffold, UT_GWSS_2.1 ScUCBcl_8433;HRSCAF=16548, whole genome shotgun sequence genome:
- the LOC124374439 gene encoding LOW QUALITY PROTEIN: transcription initiation factor TFIID subunit 1-like (The sequence of the model RefSeq protein was modified relative to this genomic sequence to represent the inferred CDS: deleted 1 base in 1 codon), producing MGESDDDEGPSSSFQLTSILFGNIDESGELEDDILDCVSKRHLASLARLGLSSIINELIEDAELEARSSSKIDSVDADENGSGQGICSDQYTEDYDIKSPSAVDYSDINELADDIHCSENSRKLLKNEEDTTDYDADDEGPNMKHDLQLMPPPPLPESEKENDDLTEEGLNKKLETPLAAMLPSKYANVDVRELFPDFRHDKVSSMFLRFSRLFGPGKPSSMPQIWRSVRKRRKKRKHQHSNQQQQSDSGSDQETYRQKKVGWVLQYGSPPPPEKCKSDDEEKLLRPQESRSLNKSLDNGENSDMGPKVADWRFGPAQVWYDMLDVPETGEGFNYGFKLKEKTGEDEQESRDSFPDDAYLMVSQLRWEDDVVWNGDDIKHKVMQKLNSKTNAAGWLPSSGNRTAQAFSQPGKGVPQLPGNVRLATSSMNLNTPGANKQNKQHMMGGKGQSRPGEDNSDDTWYSIFPVENEELVYGTWEDEIIWDAENMTSIPKPKILTLDPNDENIVLGIPNDIDPAKQRIESTTPVKVKIPHPHVKKSKILLGKAGVINVLEEDTPPPPPKSPDRDPFNVSNDSYYQPRSSETVLRLKVGGGNLIQHSTPVVELRVPFVQTHMGEMRLRNFHRPPMKRYSHGTLANPGPHTVLPLLKHIKKKAKQREQERMASGGGDVFFMRTPEDLTGKDGDIVLVEFGEEHPPLINQVGMCTKFKNYYKRKAGKDSGPQEYKYGEIAYAHTSPFLGVLPPGKSIQVVENNLYRAPIYEHKIPHTDFLVIRTRKTK from the exons ATGGGAGAGAGTGATGATGATGAGGGTCCTTCCAGCAGTTTTCAGCTTACGAGTATACTTTTTGGAAATATTGATGAATCAGGAGAGTTAGAAGATGACATTCTTGACTGTGTATCAAAGAGACATTTGGCGTCGTTAGCACGATTGGGTTTAAGTTCAATAATTAATGAACTTATCGAAGATGCTGAGCTTGAGGCTAGATCTAGCAGTAAAATTGATAGTGTTGATGCTGATGAAAATGGATCTGGTCAAGGTATTTGCAGTGACCAATATACAGAAGATTATGACATAAAATCACCTTCTGCAGTTGACTACTCTGATATTAATGAACTAGCCGATGATATTCATTGCTCCGAAAATTCTcgtaagttattaaaaaatgaagaagataCCACAGATTATGACGCAGATGATGAAGGTCCAAACATG AAACATGATTTACAGCTTATGCCACCTCCACCATTACCAGAATCAGAAAAGGAAAATGATGATTTAACAGAAGAAGGattgaataaaaaattggaaACCCCATTAGCTGCAATGCTTCCATCTAAATATGCAAATGTTGATGTTAGAGAGCTTTTTCCAGACTTCCGTCATGATAAAGTAAGTAGTAT GTTTTTACGTTTTTCTCGACTATTTGGGCCTGGAAAACCAAGTAGCATGCCTCAAATATGGAGGAGTGTAAGAAAGAGAAGGAAAAAACGTAAGCATCAGCATAGTAATCAACAGCAACAATCTGATTCTGGATCTGATCAAGAGACTTACCGCCAGAAGAAAGTAGGTTGGGTGTTACAGTATGGTTCACCTCCTCCACCTGAGAAATGTAAATCAGATGAtgaa gaAAAACTACTGAGACCTCAAGAGAGTCGATCATTGAACAAAAGTCTAGATAATGGTGAGAATTCTGACATGGGCCCGAAAGTGGCGGATTGGAGGTTTGGACCTGCCCAAGTGTGGTATGACATGCTTGACGTACCAGAAACTGGAGAAGGTTTCAATTATGGTTTCAAACTTAAAGAGAAG ACTGGAGAAGATGAACAAGAGTCCAGAGATAGTTTCCCTGATGATGCCTACTTGATGGTGTCTCAGCTGCGGTGGGAAGATGATGTTGTGTGGAATGGTGATGACATCAAACACAAG GTGATGCAGAAACTGAATTCCAAGACAAACGCAGCCGGTTGGTTGCCAAGCAGTGGTAACCGAACGGCCCAAGCTTTCAGTCAGCCTGGCAAGGGAGTGCCTCAGCTCCCTGGCAATGTGCGGCTGGCTACGTCCTCAATGAACCTCAATACTCCAGGCGCCAATAAGCAAAACAAACAACACAT GATGGGAGGCAAGGGACAATCAAGGCCAGGGGAAGACAACAGTGATGACACATGGTACTCGATATTTCCTGTGGAAAACGAAGAACTAGTCTACGGAACCTGGGAGGACGAAATCATTTGGGATGCTGAGAATATGACAAGTATACCAAAACCTAAGATCCTTACTCTAGACCCGAATGATGAAAATATCGTCCTTGGAATCCCGAATGACATTGACCCTGCCAAACAGAGAATAGAGTCAACGACCCCAGTTAAAGTGAAAATCCCCCACCCTCATGTGAAGAAATCCAAGATACTTCTTGGGAAGGCTGGAGTGATTAATGTTCTAGAGGAGGATACCCCACCTCCTCCACCCAAGTCTCCTGACAGAGATCCATTTAATGTATCTAATGACAG CTACTATCAGCCCCGGTCATCTGAGACAGTTCTACGGCTGAAGGTGGGTGGAGGAAACCTGATCCAGCACTCAACGCCTGTGGTAGAGCTAAGAGTTCCGTTTGTACAGACTCACATGGGAGAGATGCGTTTGCGCAATTTCCATCGCCCACCGATGAAACGATATTCGCACGGTACACTCGCCAATCCTGGCCCTCATACCGTTCTACCTCTCCTCAAACACATCAAGAAGAAAGCCAAG CAACGAGAACAAGAACGGATGGCGTCTGGTGGAGGAGATGTGTTCTTCATGAGAACACCTGAAGATCTCACAGGGAAAGATGGAGACATTGTTCTTGTGGAGTTCGGTGAAGAACATCCTCCACTTATTAACCAG GTTGGAATGTGCACCAAGTTCAAGAACTATTACAAGCGCAAGGCCGGGAAAGACTCAGGTCCCCAGGAGTACAAGTATGGGGAGATTGCCTATGCTCACACATCGCCTTTCCTCGGAGTGCTGCCACCTGGCAAGTCGATACAAGTAGTGGAGAACAACCTCTACCGTGCGCCCATCTATGAACACAAAATACCTCATACCGACTTCTTGGTCATCCGTACACG gAAAACTAAGTGA